The following is a genomic window from Neodiprion virginianus isolate iyNeoVirg1 chromosome 1, iyNeoVirg1.1, whole genome shotgun sequence.
TTGTTTCCATTTCttgaaagatttttgcatCGTCTTCCAATAGGTAAATGCCAACGTCTTACAGCGATTAGTGCTTTCGATCTTGATTGTGGATTGTTTTGCGTATTCATCAGGTTCTCCATTTTAGTGATTATCTCATACCTCAGAAGAAGAAAACCCGTGCGCGAACATCCAATGTCAATCACCGTTCGCCTATAAGGTAAAAACAATCACCcttcataaataattaaaacaacCATCTTTCATCCATAACTAAAACAGTCATCTTTCATCGATAATAAATAGTCAGCGGGTTATATGAACTTAAAAACTTTCGAATATACTGCGATTATACGCGAGATCAAATTGTTTGGGAAAAATAGTTTATCATAATTAACATGTGAAAAAAGTCGTCtgcaatttttcgaagaaTGTAAGATCGATCATGCTACGATCTCCGTGGAGTAGGCCTACTGGGGAtaccacgtaaaaaaaaaacgcaccgGCTGCTCTACCGCTTGCGGTGGTGTGGAAACGAGCCGAAGTGAACTTATTTTCACTGGCCAAATACTAACATATTgtagtttttcaaatcaattgtATTCTCTGGGTAACATTATTATTAGGGGTTACCggaaaagtgctgaaattccggataaaataatatcgacTTTGTCTGGAATACATATTCTCAAACTCGAAATTCCTAACAATCAACACGGACGCTGccataaatgtataataaagttTACAGATATGAGTAATTATAATCTGGGTCACTTGAttaaatttctgaacaatCTTATGTTTGGGGGTCAGCGGACAGAGTTACAATCGAACCAGGTAATATGACTAGAAGTTGAAAACAGGAACCTTGATcatgtttaaatttttttacattacttTTGTGGTGATGATTGCCTGAGGTTCATCGGGGTTTGTTACAGCATGTACTCAAACATTAGTAACAATCGAGTTTTACCTAATgtcgaacaaaaaattaacaagTAGTATTTTTATGTAGAAAGGTCTGAGTTTTCCGCTACTAATAAActgcatttttgaaaaaccaCGGAAATCTAACGTCAgttacgaaattatttttatatttcagcTGTATCTTCTTTCGGAATGAAGATATGAGCGATGACTGAAGATACATATTATTACCTTCAATTGAAAAAGGTACGAGTTAAATATTAAACATAGGGAcacaaaattatgtataattacatAAGGTACATATAGAAACAACTACATATTTCCAtcctttgattaattttttcgaccGTGTCTCCCATCCTTTGATTAACTTCTTCGACTATGTTTCCCATCCGTTGCATCTAGAAAAGATTTCTAACTCTGTTAATAGTAAACTAAGTGCATGTTTATCATGCATCTATTTTTTAgataacattatttttgtCGATCCGATGGAGTTAGATTGACATTGCCGACTTTGGCCCAAATGAATTTGCGTAGTTGAAAAGTATGCGGCATCCATACGGagttatatgaaaatttcagtctcTTGTTCGTCATTCCataggaataataatattcgacTCTGTATTATCTGGGTACACGTGGCGACCGATGGTAACATCAATTCGTGTCACCTCTACCTACCGACTGCTTACCGCATCGAATTGCGCGTGTAGGGGAGGACGCAGAGGACGCTGCTTGACGATAAATTTATGTCTGCTATTTTCGAATACGAAAAGCTCCATAAAGCCAGCAGTCTATGTATCTTCACTCAACGCTTGTATgtattttctcttttcgaTGAGATTGTAGATGGCGTGTCGGTTAATGACGTCAAAATTGACATGTAATTTAACGTAATAATCGACCTTCTATACTCGACTATTTAACCCATGGTATCGTGTTGGAAGTCTTGACATTTGGCGATAACTTACCAGTTGTGTGCGGTGTATAGATCCGTGGTTGTGTGTACGAAATTCGTGAATAATGATGTAAATGCGAGTATAACGGCGAAGATGAGCATCGGGAAGATGGGCTGCCCCGGGGGTGGCCTTTACGTGGTCGAGGGCGAGGTCAGCCTCCTCATGACAGCGATGCGTCGAGGTGCACGATGGTCTTCGCATTCCCATCAGGTTAGACGGGTCACGTCAGCTGATCCACCTTTTGATATGCCTGTGTTATCTCGTGGTATAGCCAATTCCACCGTTCAACAATAAATAACTTCATTCAACGTTTAACAGCAGGCAGGCTTGGTAAATGATATTGCATAAACATTTACCAGTCGGCTTTAATGAATTTGCAAATAGTCTCAATTGTgtactttttttaattcctacCTATACTTTTGGAGTAAgcaggaattttttttcttagtttcTTCATATCTATGTTACAGACTTATTGAACTGATTGTGCCTGATTTGATCTTATTTATAATCAATGTACAGAACATGTGAAATATTCTCTCAACCTTTAAATGTCTCAACGATTTACTAATTATTAGCAGCTGGGTATGGGTTGCGAATAAATTCTTACAATTTgcaatataattttcattcagcAACAATATATTCCATAAAAAACTGGCTAATCTTAAGTAACCTCGAAACCTTAGAATTGgcaagaatttttattctttttacagAAACTtcataatgaatttttttcaaatatttacaagcTTCAAATTATTTACTAAGTCTCGAAACAATAAAGTAGCATTTGGTTTACTATAACATTAAGAAAGGTCTGAATTTTTATGTTGTTCagtgcaattaaaaaaataccttCATGATCTTGTATTACTACGAAATACTGATGTACTTACATTAGAATTGAATAACAGACATCTAAAAGTAGATACAAATATTGCAATTGCTTGATCATATTTGAAGATAATCTCAAATATGACTAGTTACtgtgattgtaaaaaaaattttattacttcttttatttcaaaacttaACAAATTTGATCACAACCGTAGGATGAGGACCAGGATACGCTGATGAAAGGCCTAGCAAGTTTGAAGGAAGCGTTGAATGATGCTGATAATTTAGCCCAGCTTGAACCCAGTGTATTTCTGGCCCCATTTCTTGAAGTCATCAGGTCTGAAGAGACAACAGGCCCAGTTACTAGTCTAGCACTATCAGCAGTTAACAAGATTATATCCTATGGCCTCATTGGTAAGCATGAGCTGTATATATGCATTGTCTATCTCTTTATGGGATATGCGGGTATTGTAATCTGTCATAATCTGAAAAGGTAAATAAGTTATCTCAATTTAACAGATCTAGTAATGTACGATTTACTTATTTGAATGTTAGATCCTGATCACAACGCAGTAGCTCCTTGCGTTGAATCTGTAGCTGATGCTGTAACTCATGCAAGATTTGTGGGAACGGATGCTTCGGGAGATGGAGTGGTCCTTATGCGTATTCTGCAAGTCCTGCGAGGTCTCGTGCTCTCAGCTGCCGGCAACTTTCTTTCAAATGAAAGTGTTTGTGAAATTATGCTTAGCTGCTTTAGAATATGCTTCGAAACAAGGCTCAGTGGTAATTTTCTTAACTATTCGTAAATCAGGAACTCATTGCATTACCTGTAATCTAACCAAAGACTGTATTGTGGTATTTTAGAGTTGCTTAGGAGAACTGCAGAACACTGTTTGAGAGATATGGTGCAGCATCTCTTCACCAGACTACCGCAATTTGCAGATGATACTAGGGTTCTTTTGAACATGAAAGTTAGTACTCCAATACTGGGTGGTACCATTAGAAATGTTGTACATTTAAATACAGGATCTAAGCATAGAAGCAAGCTACCTTGGCGCCTACAGATAGGCAGCCGAAGTTGCAATTTGCCATCTCACAAACGAAATTGTAATGTCAGGTTGCGTATCTGTAGGTGTCAAGGTGCTTCGTTTCCACGTTTAAGTCCGTTATGGTTCTTAGTTGAAGCTATAGACacaaattttctattcaacttgactaatcaatgtatattttatatgcaTTTAGAAAATGAGAACCAATGGCATGGAGAATACCCGTACTAAAAATAGAAAGAACAAAATTCACGTCAAACAGAAATCTAAATTATCTcctgatgatgatgaaaatgaaacacaacTTCTCAGCCCTGTTGAAAGAGTTAGAGCCAGCCATTTATCAACTACACCAATTACACCGTCTAGTAATATTGTCGATATGCAAGGATCGCTGGATCGTGGAACCCCTGACAGGGCTGATGacgaaaaaagtgaaaacaaaattaatgtaaCTGAAATTGAAGCAAAGACAGAAGATTCTgacaaaaatcaaattaataCGGAAACTAGCACTGATCAGGATAATTCAAAAGATTCCGTCAAAAATGACGAGTCTgccaaaatcgaaaataaagaAGGCCTGGAACCAGTGTTATCAAATGATGCAGAAAAAGAAAGCGAGGATAAAGTTGATGATGCTAAAATTGTACCTGATCAAGATAAATCTTCCGTCGAACAAAATCCAAGTGTTCCTCAGGGTATGTAAAATcaagtaatgataataattgtttatcATCCGGTTTGGCTACATGCTTTTCTCAATAGcaaaatcaaatgaattttgctaatagaatgaataataaattttctcgggaacttggacagaattgatcagattcaatttatcaaaatttgcaacgtttcgttggttttatttattttccaacttcatcagGCAAGTTTTGAGGTTAAATCGTCGTTAAAATCCTCTGGTCCATAACATCAAGTCAAAATTATGTTTAAATAAGACTAGacagatatatacatttttgtttttttaataaaattataaactcaTTGTgccaataaatcaatttaaataaaataaaatggacaaaTATAATGATGGACAAATACACATGTCAAACGTAGTGACTCTTCAATTCAACTCTTCTCTTTGCTAATAGACATGTAATTTTATGTGGAGTAAAAGCaaacaaaattcagaattctTAGAGTAATAATATCTATTCTAAATTTTAGGGGCTAAGCCACTTGGAGTAAacgaaaaatctgtaaatttGGTGCAATCTCCAACTGGCAGTGTGGAGGACTTGTCTATAgatgataatagtaatatgAATAAGGAGGTGGGATTGCAAAAAATGAAGGAGGATGCAGAACTACCGGAAGAATACATTAACACTCAGGGAGTGAGATTTACACCTCTCCAACAGTTGGCACCATACGGAGCGTTATGTATTCGGGAACTCTTTAGATTTCTAGTTTCTCTTTGCAGTCCACTTGACAAACAAAACACTGAAGTAATGATGCACTTAGGGCTCAGTTTGCTGCAGGTAACACTGGAAGTGTCCGCAGATACTCTTGCCAATTTCCCATCACTACTTTCTCTAGTCAAAGATGACTTATGCAGAAATTTGATCTTggtaattaaataattattacattacGTCTTAATTTGATTTGTTCCTTCAAAATTGACGTTGTTTTTTTGTACTCATTATTTGTGCAGTGCCAATTTATGGCTGAACTCTTTTCTCTCCCAATCTAGCTTTTGGGATCTGATAGGCTATCAATCCTTGCAGCAGATCttcaagtttcatttttgttatttgaaTCATTAAGAGAATAtctcaaatttcaaatggAGTTTTACCTCACAAAGTTGATGGAACTTGTCAATTCAGATTCAAATAGAATAACGTATGAACAGCGAGAGTTAGCATTGGGTAAGTATTGACTGCTGAATATTTTCATGATTCAAACATACGAAAACAAAACTTTAgcacaaaatttttacaatgaataaaattatccatTATTGCAGAAGCCATAGTGAGACTATGGCGGATACCTGGTTTGCCGGCAGAATTATATCTTAATTATGATTGTGGACTATATTCCAAAAATCTTTACGAAGATCTTACAAAGTTACTGTCAAAGGTAAATCAAAATCCAAGTATTTTGGTGACAATTTCTTTATCACTTCCCATAATTTATCATTCATGAATACCATTATGTTCACAACCGTAGCCTGCATGCTATGTATACGTAATAATAAATCTGCCTGAACTAACTTATAagtaaatttaatataatgtTTCAGAATGCTTCAACAGTGTCAGGTAGTATGCACAGTATACTACTGATATCGTTAGATGCGTTGATAATGTTGATTGACGGAATTGAGTCCAGGTGTAAGGGAGTCGAGGAACAACGAAGAATTTCTCGCCATCTGCCGTCACTAAATTTACCTACTAGAGATGAGTTACTTGCAACCAAAGCTAACAAGAGAGTAAGTTCAAATACTGTGAATTACCGTTTATCAGGTCTTATGTACAACTATCAGTTAACATAAATTGTTTATCGCTCTTTTACAGTGGCTAGTCCTTGGAACTGAACAGTTTAATGCCAAACCTAAATCTGGAATCAATGTTCTTAATGAAAAAGGTTTACTTGGGGGTACAACAGGTCATCCAGATCCACAGAAAATTGCTAAACTATTGAGAGAAAATCCGGGTCTAGACAAGAAAGAAATAGGAGATTACATTAGTAGGAGAGATAACAGAGAAGTGCTACAATGCTTTGTAGAGAGCTTTGATTTTCAACAGACGCGCATTGATCAGGCTCTCCGATTCTATTTGGAATCTTTCCGACTCCCTGGAGAAGCACCACTTATCTCACTGCTGCTTGAAAAGTTTGCTGAACACTGGCATGTGAGTGAAATACGATCTACTCGTTCGTTATTTAATTGCAATTCCAAAATGCaattataaagaaattttcaactgcTTGTGTGTGCATATAGTAGTAAAATAACCGTTGTTTAAAATGTGTAGGTACTTAGTATATCTATCAGAAGTGTTATGGGCAACAACATGGCATATTAATAGTTTAATGTGTTATTATCTTAACATATACCAATGAAATTAGCTTATTAGAAATTACTGAACAAAGGAAGCTGTAGTCTGATGCAGAACAGTGACAATTACTGAAGTTTGACAAGTTTTGCATTGCCATTTTTCAGACTAGCAACGGAAAACCATTTGCTTCTGCTGATGCTGCTTTTACGTTGGCCTATGCCATAATCATGTTGAATGTAGACCAACACAATCATAATGCCAAACGACAGGGTAACCCCATGACTGCAGAagaattcaagaaaaatttgaaaaaggttAACGGTGATGCTGATTTTGATCAAGATATGttagatgaaatatatacAGCTATTAAGtgagtgtaataaaaattacctTTAATAATCTGTGAGAGTCTTGTCGTTTAACTAGTTGAAAAGATTGTGATCATTTGAACCATTATATTTTTAGGAGTGAAGAAATAGTCATGCCAGCTGAACAAACTGGATTAGTGAAAGATAACTACTTGTGGAAAGTGTTACTCCGTAGAGGTACTGGGCCCGAGAGTAACTACTTAAAAGTTGGCAAAGGAGGAGAACTTGTTGACAGGGATCTGGCCGTACATGCTTGGGCACCTGTTGTAACTGCTCTATGCAGAGCTTATAAAGAATCGTCGGACAGACCTTTACAGCGCAAAGTTGCTCAAGCATTCCTAAGGTGAGGTCACAGTCTTTCTGCACTTCTCATCGTCGTCAAAACCTTTCTACAATAATTACCATTTCTTGTAATATTCTTATCCACACAGGTGTGCCTCGATCAGTGCCCACTATGGAATGAGTAGTGATTTAGATACATTGGTCGTCAGTCTATGTGAATTCACAGGGTTGGCTACAGGGGGTGAGCCTGAACAGCTGATTCTCCAGTTAGGAGGCAGTGGTCGTAGTCAATTAGCTGCGCGTACTCTTTTTGAGGTAACGCATCGGCATGGAGATGCGTTGAGAGCATCTTGGAGAAATGTCGTAGATTGCTTGCAAGCTGTATATAAAGCCAAGCTGTTGCCGAGAATTCTCACGGAAGGTGAAGACTTCCTTGATCTATCGGGGAAAGTATCCCTCATTCGGAAGAACGTCACCCCCAGAGCACCTCCTGCTGAACAAAGCATT
Proteins encoded in this region:
- the LOC124306757 gene encoding Golgi-specific brefeldin A-resistance guanine nucleotide exchange factor 1: MSIGKMGCPGGGLYVVEGEVSLLMTAMRRGARWSSHSHQDEDQDTLMKGLASLKEALNDADNLAQLEPSVFLAPFLEVIRSEETTGPVTSLALSAVNKIISYGLIDPDHNAVAPCVESVADAVTHARFVGTDASGDGVVLMRILQVLRGLVLSAAGNFLSNESVCEIMLSCFRICFETRLSELLRRTAEHCLRDMVQHLFTRLPQFADDTRVLLNMKKMRTNGMENTRTKNRKNKIHVKQKSKLSPDDDENETQLLSPVERVRASHLSTTPITPSSNIVDMQGSLDRGTPDRADDEKSENKINVTEIEAKTEDSDKNQINTETSTDQDNSKDSVKNDESAKIENKEGLEPVLSNDAEKESEDKVDDAKIVPDQDKSSVEQNPSVPQGAKPLGVNEKSVNLVQSPTGSVEDLSIDDNSNMNKEVGLQKMKEDAELPEEYINTQGVRFTPLQQLAPYGALCIRELFRFLVSLCSPLDKQNTEVMMHLGLSLLQVTLEVSADTLANFPSLLSLVKDDLCRNLILLLGSDRLSILAADLQVSFLLFESLREYLKFQMEFYLTKLMELVNSDSNRITYEQRELALEAIVRLWRIPGLPAELYLNYDCGLYSKNLYEDLTKLLSKNASTVSGSMHSILLISLDALIMLIDGIESRCKGVEEQRRISRHLPSLNLPTRDELLATKANKRWLVLGTEQFNAKPKSGINVLNEKGLLGGTTGHPDPQKIAKLLRENPGLDKKEIGDYISRRDNREVLQCFVESFDFQQTRIDQALRFYLESFRLPGEAPLISLLLEKFAEHWHTSNGKPFASADAAFTLAYAIIMLNVDQHNHNAKRQGNPMTAEEFKKNLKKVNGDADFDQDMLDEIYTAIKSEEIVMPAEQTGLVKDNYLWKVLLRRGTGPESNYLKVGKGGELVDRDLAVHAWAPVVTALCRAYKESSDRPLQRKVAQAFLRCASISAHYGMSSDLDTLVVSLCEFTGLATGGEPEQLILQLGGSGRSQLAARTLFEVTHRHGDALRASWRNVVDCLQAVYKAKLLPRILTEGEDFLDLSGKVSLIRKNVTPRAPPAEQSIFSSLYSYIALDASRGPHPAEATARKRAKQCITDCRLELIIAESKFLQVESLRSFVGALVAANPHDEDLAVFLLEILLKITIQNRDRVMRIWPIVQAHIEGLLTTAARENHAYLLERVAVGMLRLAIRLLRGEELAGAVLPPLTPLTHLPSATTATLARQLAYGLFELLKTGAANIHTTEDWKVVFSLLECVGAGALAPKHTNTVLDDAPSRTSVLDPRPVSPIPEWVLVSPTGTEAPLPVTADTIVLDRDLHDHDPAALVKCCESLAFLVRDVAHVTPFNFELCVRCVRTFAEAVLVSAGKRHKAQSVEEEPPGYQQTPIQLLDLMHTLHTRTAQVFRWWAEEGGAAEGVSLWPQGWRPLLQGIARLCCDARRSVRTSAVTYLQRALLAHDLAQLAAAEWSQCLEHVLFPLLAQLLSPIAPNDPIGVEETRVRAATLLSKVFLHHLTPLLTLPGFLPIWLTVLDLLKAYMYADNSELLFEAIPESLKNMLLVMASAGVLAPSSNLWTPTWRAIDTFLPNLKAELFPEPAPPSPDHSKPQVVTLLGQQQPSFPSPIAPQPDTSSLKHSSHQPEPTEEAAGICPTLLESDKFVIGGTSPTSGTSASCVAESKETQQVITLVNQPAPSVASPVAVQPMAQQTFDITQMPTQQKNFEHQQQHELYYQHLSQQQEYQQSKSQVEYLYSSLHQTGLDIEKAAQQNNEQQPATEQTETQLPVLQPLQPQQQYLHLHQQKQQVQQQQLQYPGTASPVHQMHQGSPPVMSTDASSSATVFNSAAYFSEDPAADRLFTVTTP